A window of Rhododendron vialii isolate Sample 1 chromosome 13a, ASM3025357v1 contains these coding sequences:
- the LOC131313561 gene encoding UDP-D-apiose/UDP-D-xylose synthase 2-like, with translation MASPARVDLDGNPIRPITICMIGAGGFIGSHLCEKLMAETPHKVLAVDVYSDKIKHLLEGPASLPWTDRIHFHRLNIKNDSRLEGLIKMSDLTINLAAICTPADYNTRPLDTIYSNFIDALPVVKYCSENNKRLIHFSTCEVYGKTIGSFLPTDHPMRQDPAYFILKEDASPCIFGPIEKQRWSYACAKQLIERLVYAEGAENGLEFTIVRPFNWIGPRMDFIPGIDGPSEGVPRVLACFSNNLLRHEPLKLVDGGQSQRTFVYIKDAIEAVLLTIENPARANGHIFNVGNPNNEVTVRQLAEMMTEVYSKVSGEPPLEVPTVDVSSKEFYGEGYDDSDKRIPDMTIINRQLGWNPKTSLWDLLESTLTYQHRTYAEAIKQVTSKPLASS, from the exons ATGGCGTCTCCGGCGAGGGTGGATCTTGACGGGAACCCCATCAGGCCGATCACGATATGCATGATAGGGGCGGGAGGCTTCATTGGGTCCCACCTCTGCGAGAAACTCATGGCGGAGACCCCGCACAAGGTGCTGGCCGTCGACGTGTACAGCGACAAGATCAAGCACCTCCTTGAAGGACCCGCGTCCCTCCCCTGGACCGACCGCATCCACTTCCACCGCCTCAACATCAAGAACGACTCCCGCCTCGAAGGCCTCATCAAGATGTCAGATCTG ACTATAAATCTTGCGGCGATCTGTACTCCAGCGGATTACAATACAAGGCCTCTGGACACAATTTACAGCAACTTCATCGATGCTCTACCCGTG GTGAAGTATTGTTCGGAAAACAACAAGCGTCTCATTCACTTCTCTACTTGTGAAGTGTATGGGAAAACAATTGGTAGCTTCCTTCCTACAGATCACCCTATGCGGCAG GATCCTGCTTATTTTATCCTGAAAGAAGATGCTTCACCCTGCATTTTTGGCCCTATTGAGAAGCAGAGGTGGTCCTATGCTTGTGCAAAGCAATTGATCGAGAGGCTGGTCTATG CTGAGGGTGCGGAGAATGGTCTTGAATTTACTATTGTGAGACCTTTCAACTGGATTGGTCCTAGGATGGACTTCATACCCGGCATTGATGGTCCCAGTGAGGGTGTTCCCAGGGTGTTGGCTTGCTTTAGTAAT AATCTTCTTAGACATGAGCCTCTCAAGCTTGTGGACGGAGGCCAATCACAGAGAACCTTTGTCTATATCAAGGATGCCATTGAGGCAGTACTGTTGACGATT gaAAATCCAGCCAGGGCCAATGGCCACATCTTCAATGTGGGCAACCCTAATAACGAAGTTACTGTTAGGCAACTTGCTGAAATGATGACAGAG GTTTACTCGAAGGTGAGTGGGGAACCCCCTCTGGAAGTTCCCACTGTTGATGTGAGCTCCAAAGAATTCTATGGTGAAGGGTACGACGACAGTGACAAGAGGATTCCAGACATGACCATAATCAACAGACAACTTG GTTGGAATCCAAAGACATCGCTGTGGGACTTGCTTGAATCCACCCTTACCTATCAACACAGGACGTATGCTGAGGCCATAAAGCAGGTCACTTCAAAACCACTCGCGTCAAGCTAG
- the LOC131313882 gene encoding uncharacterized protein LOC131313882, whose amino-acid sequence MSIKLASRDQNPGSATGFTCINSLGQFVEHFTEKQIPEILIFPPNQLKFFERSNKRETTNEERETPGDPISVESHHRRLTLHVSERKSPGPATTTPPASLPTTKIDPRRMDTTCISTTTYGLIARAPNLSSIGLMSRMVKN is encoded by the exons atGTCTATTAAACTGGCCTCTCGAGatcaaaatcctggctccgccactggaTTTACTTGCATCAATTCACTCGGTCAGTTTGTGGAACACTTCACAG AAAAACAAATTCCTGAAATTCTGATATTTCCCCCAAACCAGCTGAAATTTTTTGAACGGAGTAATAAAAGAGAAACCAcgaacgaagagagagagacccccGGCGACCCCATCTCCGTCGAATCCCACCACCGGCGCCTCACCCTCCACGTCAGCGAGCGAAAATCTCCTGGGCCAGCAACGACGACACCACCGGCGTCATTACCGACCACCAAG aTTGATCCACGTCGTATGGACACAACTTGCATTTCTACTACGACGTATGGTCTGATAGCAAGAGCACCCAACCTTTCTTCTATTG GTTTGATGTCGAGGATGGTAAAGAATTAA